One segment of Alkaliphilus flagellatus DNA contains the following:
- a CDS encoding LexA family protein: protein MLTERQMEILKAIHQYIQANSISPTVRSIADLVGLKSSSTVHGHLSNLEKEGILQR, encoded by the coding sequence ATGCTAACTGAAAGGCAGATGGAAATTTTAAAAGCAATACATCAATATATACAAGCTAATAGTATAAGCCCAACTGTAAGGAGTATTGCAGATTTAGTTGGGTTAAAATCTAGCAGTACTGTACATGGCCATCTTAGCAATTTAGAGAAGGAAGGTATATTACAAAGATAG